The proteins below are encoded in one region of Xanthocytophaga agilis:
- a CDS encoding sigma-54 dependent transcriptional regulator — protein MKNKILIVEDQFVEANNLQMILERAGYEVCPIARSVSIALEIIEKEKPDLVLLDIFLKGKLTGIDLAKILQEQQIAFVYLSANSNKEILDAAKATKPYGFLVKPFREKDVLVTLDIANYLHENNLQSAIRQESQQAAKQSFPTTHFKDIIGKSRSLDLVLNHVQIVAPTNTSVLLLGESGTGKERIADAIHLHSSRKNKPLIKVNCAALPASLIESELFGHEKGAFTGATERRIGKFEQAQSGTIFLDEIGEMPLDLQVKLLRVLQEKEIERVGGRTTFKVDVRIIAATNRNLEKEVAEGRFRMDLYYRLNVFPIVMPQLRERKEDIPLLAQYFLEIYTRKIGKQITGLSDNVLEALVQYSWPGNIRELEHFIERAVLLTQTEMIQHVSIPVDVPKEEASLKNPQDIKSMEEMEREHILWVLEQCNGKVFGPGGAAELLKVPVSTLNSRMKKLGIEKENFFSINKS, from the coding sequence ATGAAAAATAAGATTCTGATTGTAGAAGACCAGTTTGTAGAAGCCAACAATCTGCAAATGATCCTGGAAAGAGCAGGATACGAGGTATGCCCCATTGCTCGTTCCGTTTCGATAGCTCTGGAAATCATAGAAAAAGAAAAGCCCGATCTCGTATTGCTGGATATTTTTCTGAAAGGTAAACTAACAGGTATTGATCTGGCCAAAATCTTACAGGAACAACAGATTGCATTTGTTTATTTATCAGCTAATTCAAATAAGGAAATTCTTGATGCAGCAAAGGCCACTAAACCCTACGGCTTTCTGGTAAAACCTTTTCGGGAAAAAGATGTACTCGTCACACTAGATATAGCAAATTATTTACACGAAAACAATCTTCAGTCTGCCATTCGCCAAGAATCACAACAGGCTGCAAAACAATCTTTTCCCACTACTCACTTTAAAGACATTATTGGAAAAAGCAGGAGTTTAGATCTCGTTTTAAATCATGTACAGATTGTAGCCCCAACCAATACATCCGTTCTGCTTCTGGGCGAAAGTGGCACAGGCAAAGAACGCATAGCAGACGCCATTCACTTACATTCTTCCAGAAAAAACAAACCTCTCATAAAAGTCAACTGTGCTGCATTGCCAGCCAGTCTGATCGAGAGCGAATTGTTTGGCCACGAAAAAGGTGCTTTTACAGGTGCCACAGAGAGAAGAATTGGTAAGTTTGAACAAGCTCAAAGTGGTACTATTTTTCTGGATGAAATTGGCGAAATGCCCCTGGATTTACAAGTAAAGCTACTGAGAGTATTGCAGGAGAAAGAAATTGAACGGGTTGGTGGAAGAACTACCTTTAAGGTAGATGTACGCATTATAGCTGCGACGAACCGTAATCTGGAAAAGGAAGTTGCTGAAGGTCGTTTCCGCATGGATTTATATTATCGTCTCAATGTATTTCCGATTGTGATGCCTCAACTTCGGGAACGAAAAGAGGATATTCCTCTGCTTGCTCAGTATTTTCTGGAAATATATACCCGAAAAATAGGGAAACAAATAACAGGTTTGTCTGACAACGTTCTGGAAGCTTTGGTTCAATATAGTTGGCCAGGCAATATTCGCGAACTGGAACACTTCATTGAAAGAGCTGTATTACTTACCCAGACAGAGATGATTCAACATGTAAGCATACCTGTAGATGTACCAAAGGAAGAAGCTTCTTTAAAGAACCCGCAAGACATTAAATCTATGGAAGAAATGGAGCGGGAGCATATACTATGGGTGCTGGAGCAATGTAATGGAAAAGTATTTGGACCCGGAGGCGCTGCTGAATTACTAAAGGTACCTGTTTCTACTCTCAATTCCAGAATGAAAAAGCTGGGTATTGAAAAAGAGAACTTCTTCTCTATCAACAAATCTTAG
- a CDS encoding NADP-dependent oxidoreductase, which produces MKTIAYNMFGGTEVLQTIDEPTPSIQADQVLVKIKAVSINPLDWKIRKGEMKLMSGSKFPKHTGTDFAGVIEEVGSSVTTFKKGDEVFGIVKNNMKEGALGEYVAVPATSVWKKPAAISFAQAASIPTVGGAAVAAFQKMGKINSQSHILINGATGGFGMFLLQLLKPTGANVTAVTSTNGVAYAKEWGATSVVDYKKENILSRKTTYDVVIDLSGKMGYKNAKQIMKPQALFLNPVPQPIDIPTTLIQNLFRSKKHIALITAPSEKSINLLLQGIDKGLTIEVGKVFPFTQTQEAYQYAEKGGYIGKVVIEL; this is translated from the coding sequence ATGAAAACGATCGCTTACAACATGTTTGGTGGCACTGAAGTGTTACAAACCATAGATGAACCAACACCTTCTATCCAGGCAGATCAGGTTCTGGTAAAAATCAAAGCAGTTTCAATTAATCCTTTGGATTGGAAAATCAGAAAAGGAGAAATGAAACTGATGTCAGGTTCGAAATTTCCAAAGCATACAGGCACTGACTTTGCGGGTGTTATTGAAGAGGTTGGATCATCAGTAACTACCTTCAAAAAAGGAGATGAAGTGTTTGGTATAGTGAAAAACAATATGAAAGAGGGAGCCTTAGGCGAGTATGTTGCGGTGCCTGCTACATCTGTCTGGAAAAAACCTGCAGCTATCAGTTTTGCTCAGGCGGCTTCCATTCCTACGGTTGGAGGTGCGGCTGTTGCAGCATTTCAGAAAATGGGAAAGATCAATTCGCAATCTCACATTTTGATCAATGGAGCAACAGGAGGTTTCGGTATGTTCTTGTTACAACTATTAAAGCCTACAGGAGCAAACGTAACAGCCGTTACAAGTACCAATGGGGTGGCCTATGCTAAAGAATGGGGAGCTACTTCGGTAGTGGATTATAAAAAAGAAAATATACTTTCCCGCAAAACAACCTATGATGTTGTCATTGATCTATCAGGTAAAATGGGGTATAAAAACGCCAAACAGATAATGAAACCTCAGGCCCTGTTTTTAAATCCGGTTCCCCAGCCTATTGACATTCCAACCACACTGATTCAAAATCTATTCAGAAGTAAAAAGCATATTGCCCTAATAACCGCCCCTTCTGAAAAAAGCATCAATTTATTGTTACAGGGTATAGATAAGGGACTAACCATTGAGGTAGGCAAAGTATTTCCCTTTACTCAAACTCAGGAAGCCTATCAGTATGCAGAGAAAGGTGGATACATTGGCAAGGTAGTCATAGAGCTCTGA
- the ygiD gene encoding 4,5-DOPA dioxygenase extradiol translates to MTTLSGFKAFTDNLPKQEQLMPVLFIGHGSPMNGIEDTEFSRRWTQMAKEIPTPQAVLVVSAHWFTKGTKITAMDFPETIHDFGGFPKELFAVQYPAPGNPALAKETASLIHSAHVELDHDWGLDHGTWTIIRHMYPEAKIPVLQLSIDFTKGPQYHYDLAREINALRKKGVLIIGSGNMVHNLRMVAWDKLNDPEYAYDWAAQMNDTFKNLIEEGNHKALINYTTLGREALLAIPTPEHYLPLLYTLGLKEGKDSISFFNDKAVGGSLTMTSVKFG, encoded by the coding sequence ATGACAACATTATCAGGATTTAAAGCATTTACAGATAATCTCCCCAAACAGGAGCAGCTAATGCCCGTACTATTTATTGGGCATGGATCGCCTATGAATGGCATTGAAGATACAGAGTTTAGCCGACGGTGGACCCAAATGGCAAAAGAGATTCCAACGCCTCAAGCTGTGCTGGTTGTATCGGCACACTGGTTTACCAAAGGTACTAAAATTACGGCAATGGACTTTCCAGAGACGATACACGACTTTGGAGGATTTCCCAAAGAACTGTTTGCTGTACAGTATCCGGCACCCGGTAATCCGGCTCTGGCGAAAGAGACTGCTAGTCTGATTCATTCTGCTCATGTGGAATTAGACCACGACTGGGGGCTGGATCACGGTACCTGGACTATTATACGCCATATGTATCCGGAGGCAAAAATTCCGGTACTACAGTTGAGCATTGATTTTACCAAAGGGCCACAATATCATTATGATCTGGCAAGAGAAATTAATGCGCTGCGCAAAAAAGGAGTATTGATCATAGGAAGTGGCAATATGGTGCATAATTTGAGAATGGTAGCATGGGATAAACTAAATGATCCCGAATACGCCTATGACTGGGCTGCACAGATGAATGATACTTTTAAAAACCTGATTGAGGAAGGGAATCATAAAGCGTTGATCAATTATACAACGTTGGGCAGAGAAGCTCTGCTGGCTATTCCTACACCCGAGCACTATCTGCCATTGTTGTATACGTTAGGTCTTAAAGAAGGAAAGGATAGCATATCATTTTTCAATGATAAGGCAGTAGGGGGTTCACTTACCATGACTTCTGTAAAATTTGGGTAA
- a CDS encoding alkene reductase, translating into MKLFDKTQLGKLTLKNRMAMSAMTRSRADINGVVGDLTVEYYTQRVSAGLLFTEAITISEQAIGSPFTPGIFTPDQIEAWKKVTKAVHDRGGVIIAQLWHTGRAGHSVDRKGVLPVAPSAVAITGMKHFTSQGLKDYETPRALTVDEIKQIILDYGQAARNAMAAGFDGVELHAANGYLPNQFLAESANKRTDEYGGSIENKTRFVLEVMQELIRAVGGDKVGIKISPFHPYGDMLVDNPVATYTHLIEELNKLDFTYVELMKRSPLFSAVPGYPEDDEIELFGRMVKHTLIANTGYDKVSAEAELEKGIAKIISFGTLFLANPDLPKRFEKDAPLNQPDRATMFGGGAQGYIDYPFLNA; encoded by the coding sequence ATGAAACTGTTTGATAAAACCCAGTTAGGGAAACTAACATTGAAAAATAGAATGGCGATGTCTGCCATGACCCGAAGTCGTGCCGATATAAACGGAGTAGTAGGTGATTTAACCGTTGAGTATTATACACAAAGAGTAAGTGCAGGACTACTCTTTACAGAAGCCATTACTATTAGTGAACAAGCCATAGGAAGCCCTTTTACCCCTGGCATTTTTACACCCGACCAGATTGAAGCCTGGAAGAAAGTTACAAAAGCGGTTCATGACAGAGGGGGTGTCATTATTGCCCAGCTTTGGCATACCGGAAGGGCTGGTCATTCGGTTGATCGCAAAGGTGTATTACCGGTTGCACCGTCAGCGGTTGCCATTACCGGAATGAAACATTTTACCTCTCAGGGTCTCAAAGACTACGAAACACCGAGGGCACTAACAGTTGATGAAATTAAACAAATCATACTGGATTACGGTCAGGCAGCCAGAAATGCAATGGCCGCAGGGTTTGATGGTGTAGAACTGCATGCAGCGAATGGGTATCTGCCCAATCAGTTTTTAGCAGAAAGCGCCAACAAACGAACAGACGAATATGGAGGAAGTATTGAAAATAAAACTCGTTTTGTTCTGGAAGTAATGCAGGAGCTGATCCGTGCTGTCGGAGGGGATAAAGTAGGGATAAAAATATCGCCTTTTCATCCCTATGGAGATATGTTAGTGGACAACCCGGTTGCCACCTATACTCATTTGATTGAGGAACTCAACAAACTGGATTTTACCTATGTAGAGTTAATGAAACGTAGTCCGCTATTCTCGGCGGTGCCGGGTTATCCAGAAGATGATGAAATTGAGTTATTTGGCAGAATGGTAAAGCATACCCTTATAGCCAATACTGGCTACGACAAAGTGTCTGCCGAAGCAGAACTTGAAAAAGGCATTGCCAAAATCATTTCTTTTGGTACACTATTTTTAGCAAATCCTGACCTTCCAAAACGATTCGAAAAAGATGCCCCTCTTAACCAACCTGACAGAGCTACTATGTTTGGAGGCGGCGCACAAGGGTATATTGACTACCCATTCCTAAATGCCTAA
- a CDS encoding NADPH-dependent F420 reductase has translation MSKTSESKVAIIGLGNIGQVVATNLTKGNRPVILASRDYSQAKCLAEKLGNLAQPMEISAALQEADIIILAIWFSSIKEFLNQYATQLEGKIIIDPSNPIAPDGKGGFVKTIDATNSAGQINHSLLPKGAKLAKALGTLGAASLANASDQKPEPAVLFYATNDQSINTKIEELIWDTGFEPLYVGNLDQSIRIEVFGELHEFGALGKTVTADEIRRSVAV, from the coding sequence ATGTCAAAAACATCAGAATCAAAAGTTGCTATCATCGGATTAGGGAATATTGGCCAAGTAGTAGCCACTAATTTGACTAAGGGCAATCGTCCCGTTATTCTGGCTTCCCGCGACTATTCACAGGCCAAATGTCTTGCGGAAAAGTTAGGAAACCTCGCCCAGCCAATGGAAATCAGTGCCGCTCTTCAGGAAGCAGATATTATTATTTTGGCTATCTGGTTTTCTTCTATCAAAGAATTTCTAAATCAATATGCGACACAGTTAGAAGGTAAAATCATTATTGATCCTTCGAATCCTATTGCTCCTGATGGAAAGGGTGGTTTTGTCAAAACGATTGATGCAACTAATTCTGCCGGCCAAATCAATCATTCATTACTGCCTAAGGGAGCTAAACTGGCAAAAGCTTTAGGTACACTCGGGGCAGCTTCATTAGCCAACGCCTCTGATCAAAAGCCCGAACCGGCCGTTCTGTTCTATGCAACTAATGATCAAAGCATTAATACTAAAATTGAAGAACTGATCTGGGATACAGGTTTTGAACCACTATATGTGGGTAATTTAGATCAATCCATTCGAATCGAAGTGTTTGGAGAGTTACATGAGTTCGGTGCATTAGGAAAAACCGTAACAGCAGATGAAATACGTCGTTCTGTAGCTGTTTAG
- a CDS encoding AraC family transcriptional regulator gives MKNQQSNPFILALTAHNLTVEIHKHSAYQIVLTNDAPFTSTINGQLCKNIYGFLIKPQVTHLCVAEKGTLNVFNIEPYSTIGLELANRFAADQDYIVFHSENEMEAFFQTGTNRFDIDTLITALVSQLPATQYDERVTKMVDYIRTNFFERDINPQTFADIVFLSPSRLASLFKEQTGSSLSKYLLWTRIRQAVYLTLSDKDKSLTDIAYDTGFYDLPQLNKYMYEMFGMPPKALKHNSDLIQVY, from the coding sequence ATGAAAAATCAACAAAGCAATCCATTTATCCTTGCTCTTACAGCCCACAATCTTACCGTAGAGATCCACAAACATTCAGCGTATCAGATTGTTTTAACCAATGACGCACCGTTTACCTCAACGATTAACGGGCAGTTGTGTAAAAATATCTATGGCTTTTTGATCAAACCACAGGTTACCCATTTGTGTGTAGCTGAAAAAGGAACATTGAATGTTTTCAATATAGAGCCGTATTCTACTATTGGTTTGGAACTTGCCAACAGATTCGCTGCTGATCAGGACTATATTGTTTTTCATTCCGAAAACGAAATGGAAGCTTTCTTTCAAACCGGAACGAATCGTTTTGATATTGACACCCTCATTACAGCATTGGTGTCACAACTACCTGCTACACAATATGATGAAAGGGTGACAAAAATGGTTGATTATATCCGAACCAACTTCTTTGAACGGGATATTAACCCACAAACCTTTGCTGATATCGTTTTCCTTTCTCCTTCTCGTTTAGCTTCACTGTTTAAAGAACAAACGGGTAGTAGCTTGTCTAAATATTTATTGTGGACAAGGATACGTCAGGCTGTTTACCTTACCCTTTCTGACAAAGACAAGAGCCTTACAGACATCGCCTACGATACGGGCTTTTACGATCTTCCCCAACTCAACAAGTATATGTATGAAATGTTTGGTATGCCACCCAAGGCTTTAAAGCACAATAGTGATCTGATACAAGTCTATTAG
- a CDS encoding NADPH-dependent F420 reductase has product MKTKQTIAVIGATGNMGSAISRALSNANYRLLLFAKDQAKLQTLVEEIRKSNAVANIESVDCSVNASWEADIILLAVPYQAEKEIAEKIREVANQKVVVSISNPLNTSFNGMLTEPDTSAAEELQKQLPHSKVVKAFNTTFAADFSTPVIDGKQVDSFIAGNHEEALQTASELVVAAGFYPILAGDLSVSRTLENMALLLIQETIKSNYDWLAGWKVLHH; this is encoded by the coding sequence ATGAAAACAAAACAGACTATTGCCGTTATTGGAGCTACAGGAAATATGGGGTCAGCTATCTCCAGGGCATTATCCAACGCTAATTATCGTCTTCTTCTTTTTGCAAAAGATCAGGCTAAACTTCAAACTTTGGTTGAGGAAATCAGGAAAAGTAATGCTGTCGCAAATATAGAGAGTGTAGATTGCAGTGTCAATGCAAGCTGGGAAGCAGATATTATCCTATTGGCTGTGCCTTATCAGGCTGAAAAAGAAATCGCTGAAAAGATCAGAGAGGTAGCTAATCAGAAGGTTGTGGTTAGTATTTCCAATCCACTGAATACTTCTTTCAATGGTATGCTAACAGAACCAGATACAAGTGCTGCTGAAGAATTACAAAAACAGCTTCCCCATTCAAAAGTAGTAAAAGCCTTCAACACAACTTTTGCGGCAGATTTCTCAACTCCTGTCATTGATGGCAAACAAGTTGACTCATTTATAGCAGGTAATCATGAAGAAGCATTGCAAACAGCTTCAGAACTAGTAGTAGCAGCCGGATTTTATCCCATTCTTGCGGGTGATTTATCTGTCAGCAGAACGCTTGAGAATATGGCTTTACTGCTTATTCAAGAGACTATAAAGAGTAACTATGACTGGCTGGCAGGCTGGAAAGTTCTTCATCATTAA
- a CDS encoding Crp/Fnr family transcriptional regulator, producing MEQKTDSLYNQMLEPLIAHFESYLPLKESEMQLLEGRVTQRKIKRRQHILQEGFPCKHYSFVVEGCFKMYGVDQKGNQHNIQFAAENDWIADIGSFHSNKSSKLFIEAIEPSLILQIEQQDLYFLYQSIPKLDRIFKVIIENKFVELQNQVLQNISSTAQERYAAFLEQYPKLALRLPNTQIASYLGITPQYLSEIRNERS from the coding sequence TTGGAACAAAAAACAGATTCTCTCTATAACCAGATGCTTGAACCTCTCATTGCTCATTTTGAAAGTTATCTCCCCTTAAAAGAAAGCGAAATGCAATTGCTGGAAGGGCGGGTAACACAACGTAAGATCAAACGCAGACAACATATCTTGCAGGAAGGCTTCCCCTGTAAGCATTATAGTTTTGTAGTGGAAGGGTGTTTTAAAATGTATGGGGTTGATCAGAAAGGGAACCAACATAATATCCAATTTGCTGCTGAGAACGACTGGATTGCAGATATAGGCAGTTTTCATTCCAATAAGTCAAGCAAGCTGTTTATTGAAGCCATTGAGCCGTCTCTTATCTTGCAGATTGAACAACAAGATCTTTATTTTTTGTATCAATCCATTCCGAAGCTTGATCGTATCTTTAAAGTCATTATAGAGAATAAATTTGTCGAGTTACAAAATCAGGTTCTGCAAAATATCAGTTCTACCGCACAGGAACGCTATGCGGCATTTCTGGAACAATACCCAAAACTTGCTCTGCGCTTGCCCAATACACAGATTGCTTCTTATTTGGGAATTACGCCCCAGTATTTAAGCGAAATTCGAAACGAACGCAGCTAA
- a CDS encoding MBL fold metallo-hydrolase produces the protein MKLSITHIDTACVLLDINGYKILTDPTLDAAGHLYYHGSGTFSRKTEDPALPVDKLPAVDLVLLSHHQHKDNFDRNGQEFTKTVPTVISTKPAARTISGAIGLDDWESYPIYTQSVTNLTITATPAQHHPWWVPEFLVGKVIGFIIAFDEQKNGVIYISGDTVYFKGIAEVGRRYKIDVGIFHLGSVQFRYLTGFGQYTMDSNDLLKAVKVLDMNKIIPIHHKGWTHFKQTENKLKEAIARNEQLRNKTLFLTSGVQTPLI, from the coding sequence ATGAAACTATCAATTACACATATTGACACAGCTTGTGTTCTGTTAGATATTAACGGCTACAAAATACTGACTGATCCAACACTGGATGCTGCCGGACATCTGTATTATCACGGATCGGGCACTTTTTCCAGAAAGACAGAAGATCCGGCTCTACCAGTGGATAAGCTACCTGCAGTAGACCTGGTATTGTTGAGCCATCATCAGCATAAAGATAATTTTGATAGGAATGGGCAGGAATTTACTAAAACTGTACCCACTGTAATTTCTACCAAACCAGCTGCCAGGACTATATCGGGTGCTATCGGACTTGACGATTGGGAGAGTTATCCCATTTATACACAATCAGTAACAAATTTGACTATTACAGCAACACCTGCCCAGCATCATCCCTGGTGGGTGCCGGAATTTCTTGTCGGAAAAGTAATCGGTTTTATTATAGCTTTTGACGAACAGAAAAATGGGGTGATTTATATTTCTGGGGATACTGTTTATTTTAAGGGGATTGCAGAGGTTGGCAGACGTTACAAAATTGATGTTGGCATTTTCCATCTGGGATCAGTACAGTTTCGCTATCTTACTGGCTTCGGGCAGTATACCATGGATAGCAATGATCTGCTAAAAGCCGTAAAGGTACTCGATATGAACAAAATTATTCCTATTCACCACAAAGGCTGGACACATTTTAAACAAACAGAGAATAAGCTTAAAGAAGCTATTGCCCGTAATGAGCAACTACGCAATAAAACCTTGTTTCTCACTTCTGGAGTACAAACGCCACTAATCTAG
- a CDS encoding alpha/beta hydrolase, which yields MLVSVFFFALQMLSINNTSMIDPMVSESNNPSDSFVLQYLIREPKVKAEKNKAIILLHGVGSNEQDLFSLAGHLPDDFYIIAARGPFALGGGRFAWYNVDFSTGRPVIDVEQELSSRNTIHRFVSQIKQKYHIDQLYLGGFSQGAIMSFSVALTYPNEVNQVIALSGRILEQHQVGVVPNDSFRKLNIFLSHGTQDGTLPIQYAREAKTFLEKLNVQLSYHEYNLGHSINNDVLKDLNRWLQQNE from the coding sequence ATGCTTGTGTCTGTATTCTTTTTTGCGTTACAGATGCTATCTATAAACAATACATCTATGATAGATCCAATGGTGTCCGAATCCAATAACCCTTCTGATAGCTTTGTCTTACAATATCTTATTAGAGAGCCAAAAGTTAAAGCAGAAAAAAACAAGGCTATCATCCTTTTGCATGGAGTAGGTAGTAATGAGCAGGATTTGTTTAGCCTGGCGGGTCATTTACCTGATGACTTTTATATTATTGCAGCCAGAGGGCCCTTTGCTTTAGGAGGAGGCAGATTTGCCTGGTACAATGTTGATTTTTCAACGGGCAGGCCTGTGATTGATGTTGAGCAGGAGTTATCAAGCCGAAATACCATTCACAGATTTGTGTCTCAGATAAAACAGAAATACCACATCGACCAGCTGTATCTGGGAGGATTTAGCCAGGGAGCTATTATGAGTTTTAGTGTGGCATTGACCTATCCTAATGAAGTAAATCAGGTGATTGCACTAAGTGGCCGGATTCTGGAACAGCACCAGGTAGGAGTTGTTCCAAATGATAGTTTCCGCAAATTAAACATATTTCTTTCTCATGGTACTCAAGATGGTACACTCCCAATCCAGTATGCCAGAGAAGCCAAAACTTTTCTTGAAAAGCTGAATGTGCAGTTAAGTTACCATGAATACAACCTGGGCCATTCCATTAATAACGACGTGCTGAAAGATTTGAATCGATGGCTTCAGCAAAATGAGTAA
- a CDS encoding Crp/Fnr family transcriptional regulator, with the protein MYDLFFKKFRERVDLSPEEEIQIKSYLIPKKIRKRQYILQEGDICKHIAFVEKGALREYSIEGGTEHIILFALEGWTVADLFSFLTGEPAVYTIDALEDSELVLISKSSHEELLQTQPKYETYMRLLITDAYIALQKRLTSSISLPIEERYKNFIETYPDIVQRVPQHMIASYMGLSPETLSRVRKKMLNQK; encoded by the coding sequence ATGTACGATCTTTTTTTTAAGAAATTCAGAGAACGAGTAGATCTATCTCCGGAAGAGGAAATACAGATTAAAAGTTATCTCATTCCGAAAAAAATACGCAAAAGGCAATATATACTCCAGGAAGGAGATATTTGTAAGCATATTGCTTTTGTCGAAAAAGGAGCATTGAGGGAGTACTCTATCGAAGGTGGGACAGAACATATTATTTTGTTTGCACTGGAAGGTTGGACAGTGGCTGATTTGTTTAGTTTTTTGACTGGTGAGCCTGCTGTTTATACGATTGATGCCCTGGAAGATTCAGAATTGGTACTTATCTCCAAAAGTTCACATGAGGAACTACTGCAAACTCAGCCTAAATATGAGACATACATGCGATTACTGATTACAGATGCATACATAGCCCTTCAGAAACGTCTCACCTCCAGCATCAGCTTGCCTATAGAGGAACGGTATAAAAACTTCATCGAGACCTATCCCGATATTGTACAGCGGGTGCCTCAGCATATGATTGCCTCGTATATGGGACTTTCTCCTGAGACTTTAAGTCGTGTCCGGAAGAAAATGCTTAACCAAAAGTAA
- a CDS encoding OsmC family peroxiredoxin — MKRHATATWTGTGKDGYGQISTQSGILEQVYFSFTSRFGEVPGTNPEELIAAAHASCFTMKLSFVLNEAGFTAELLETRCHITFENAVITESHLTIKAKVSRISQEAFEACIKETELYGPVSRMLNARIFIEASLVK, encoded by the coding sequence ATGAAACGCCATGCTACTGCCACCTGGACTGGTACTGGAAAAGATGGGTATGGACAGATCAGTACCCAAAGCGGAATTTTAGAACAGGTGTATTTTTCTTTTACCAGTCGGTTTGGTGAGGTGCCTGGCACAAACCCGGAAGAATTGATTGCTGCGGCCCATGCCAGTTGCTTCACTATGAAACTGAGCTTTGTATTGAATGAGGCAGGTTTTACAGCAGAGTTACTGGAAACAAGATGCCATATCACATTTGAAAATGCGGTAATCACAGAATCGCACCTTACTATAAAAGCAAAAGTCTCCAGAATTAGTCAGGAAGCATTTGAAGCCTGTATTAAAGAGACGGAGTTGTATGGTCCTGTCAGCCGGATGTTAAATGCCAGGATCTTTATAGAAGCGAGCCTGGTAAAGTAG
- a CDS encoding SDR family oxidoreductase encodes MILVTGANGHLGKAIIHSLLNKGVKPNTIIGLVRETAKAEDLQAKGITLRVGDYDWYPTLVKAFTGIDKLILVAGRDLTSRAEQHDSVITAAKEAGVKHLLYTSFFDENAVKNSPFDFVSSSIKTTDATIRESGIPYTIFKDNLYTELLPLLLGDKVMENGIYLPAGEGKAAYVTRTDIAEAIANVCLQEGHYNKEYNISNTENVSLAEIADILSTQGGVDIQYTSPSKAEYMATMEKAGLPPQSIKIFSALSEAISLGEFQSSSTDLELLLGRKPLSAKQFLTQTYFTTTTNVI; translated from the coding sequence ATGATTTTGGTAACAGGAGCAAACGGGCACCTTGGGAAAGCTATTATCCATTCCCTACTAAACAAAGGCGTTAAACCTAACACTATTATTGGCTTGGTTAGAGAAACCGCCAAAGCAGAAGATTTACAAGCAAAAGGCATCACACTACGAGTAGGTGACTATGACTGGTACCCTACATTGGTCAAGGCTTTTACAGGGATTGACAAATTAATCCTGGTAGCAGGTAGAGATCTGACCAGCAGAGCCGAACAACATGATAGTGTAATCACAGCAGCAAAAGAAGCTGGAGTAAAACATCTGCTATACACAAGTTTTTTTGACGAAAATGCAGTTAAAAACTCTCCATTTGACTTTGTATCTTCCTCTATCAAGACCACAGATGCAACGATTAGAGAAAGTGGGATTCCGTATACTATTTTTAAAGACAATCTGTATACAGAATTGTTACCTCTGCTTTTAGGAGATAAGGTAATGGAAAACGGCATTTATTTACCAGCTGGTGAAGGTAAGGCCGCGTATGTAACCCGCACCGACATAGCTGAAGCCATAGCAAATGTCTGTCTGCAGGAAGGTCATTATAATAAAGAGTATAATATCAGTAATACGGAAAATGTGTCTCTGGCTGAAATTGCTGATATTTTAAGTACGCAAGGCGGAGTGGATATACAGTACACCAGTCCTTCAAAAGCGGAGTATATGGCTACTATGGAGAAAGCCGGGCTGCCTCCTCAATCCATCAAAATATTTTCAGCCCTGTCAGAAGCCATTAGCTTAGGTGAGTTTCAATCTTCTTCAACAGATCTGGAATTGCTTCTGGGCAGAAAACCTTTGTCCGCAAAGCAATTTTTAACACAAACATATTTTACAACCACCACTAACGTAATTTAA